In Glycine soja cultivar W05 chromosome 10, ASM419377v2, whole genome shotgun sequence, the genomic stretch GAGGAATTAACCCCTCAGAAACGTACTTTGAGTATAAAtggtaaatatttgaaaaaatataaaccaacatTGCTCGAagttaaaataagcatagaataGACAGAAATAatggaaacataaaaatggcGATAACAGTAAAATTGCCACAAAAGGGCATGTGtcaatattacatcaaaagtaGAATCGAAATACAGAATtcgaaataaagaaattataaattctaCTAATGCAGGACTAAGTCCTCATATAGTTTCTTCAAGGTGGCCATCTCTTTGCTCAAAACCTGGTCAGCACTCTCCATAGCTCTCGCCTCATCTGCTACCGCTTGAGATGCACTAAAGGCCTTCAGGCCTTCCCTCCCTTTTTCGGCAACCAGCTTCTGAATCGAATCAGCAGCCTTCTCCTGGAGTTCTTTGCGTTTGTCCTGCTCTGTTACAATTTTCTGCCTTAGATCATCGACCTGAGACAGCAAATTTGTAATAGTTGCCTCCCAGGAGGAGATGTTATCATCACAGGCTTTGATCTCAGAAGATCCTTCTTTCGCCTCTTTGGTGAGACGCTCGACTTCACGTTGAGCCGCTCGGGCTTTCTCGAGCAGAAGGATATGTGCTTGTTTCTGGGCATCGAGTCTGGCGCCATTTTCGCGTTTTTTCTGCACAGTATTTGCAAATTGATCGATAATGGACTCGATTTGTATAACTTTGCCCAGAATCTCATCAGAAGTAAGGGGGTtatgcaatttcttcaaaaagttCAGGTGCCCAAAAGCAGCAGAAGGGTTCTCTTCAATGGATTTAAGTACGTCTGCCCGTGCGTATTCCATTGATAACTTCAAAAGCAGGCAATCTTGGCGTACTGTAGAGGTTATATCAGCATCAGATGAGGACGAAGCACCAGGATTCTTTTCACTTGAGGTGTTGGCTTGACTGGTGTTCAGCAGGAGTCGAAGGGCTGCAGCAGGGTCTTCGTCTTGCATTTGAATGAATGTATCCTCTGCGATCCCTATGCTAGCGGAAAGCTTAGATGTCGAAGACGCTGGGAAAATGTCTGAACCTCCAGCTTCAGCCTCTTGTATGGCCTCTTCATCGGAAAAGTGTTCTTCAGATGAACTTCTCTGACTCGATCCCTGAGGACTGCTGGGTCCAATACCTTGACCTTCACCCTGTTCCTCAACATTCACTGCATCCGTCTCAGAAGCAGGAGAGGTGCGAGTACAAGAGGGTATTTCTTCTACAGAAACATTTTGTTGTACCTAATTCGAATTGTCATAGAAAAGGTTAACAAATAGTTTCGTATTAGTTAtgattaaaatcatattaagaATGATACCTCGACGGTAGGGTGTTCTTGTGGTAAGTCCGGTTGTTCGACAAGGTTGCCCATCTCAGCAATAGAGGGAGTAGTTTCTGTTTCAGCGCCGCCAACATCAGTCGAAGGTGGTTGGACGTCAACAGGTTGATTCTCACCTTGTTCTTTTGAAGACTtggtcttcttctttttcttcctgaCTGGCTCACCACCCTCGACCGTCACAGAAGGTTCAGGCTCGATCtgcttcactttctttttcttcttaggcATTTGAGCCTGGGAATCGCCTGCCTCTGTTTGGTCAGCAGATTTGGTCGAAGTCTcaggtgattttctttttcttacaagaggtctttcctcttcttcctgTGTTATGAGGGTAAAGAAATGTCAGAATATAGACTTAAAAGAGTTATAATATTGACATTAGGAATAAAACTTGCATCTTTTTCTTCGTCGAATTCGATGACCACACGCTTCGAGCGTTTTGAGGTCGTGGTAGTCTCGGTGCTATCATCTTTCTTATGAttctgaaaaaataaagaaatatgaggCAAAGACGTTAAGAGTAAAAGATAAGTTCAGAAGAGTTACCTTCTCTTCTTGTTTCCATTCTTGGATCTTCACCCCAGTGGGTTTCTTGGGTCTCACATCAGCTCGAGATGTTTCAGCAATTTTCTTTGTCATGATTGTTTTGCCTGAAAGTAAGAATATTAGAAAAGGCAAAAATACATATcaatttagaaaaatcaaaagttaGTACCTCGAGCTTGAAGGTTTGAGCGGATATTCTCGACCGTTGGTTGTGTAAAACCACTCTCAAGTCTGGAGATCATGATAGTTGTGTCTCCAACCGAACGGCCCGAATAATATTTCTCCCACCAGGTAACAAATCCCATGGTGCAGAAGTGGGAATGGTTGAACTCAAAAGGATGCAGGTTATAGTTTTCATCAAGAGAAATCTTCAAAAATTTCTTGAAAGTCTTTTCTGAAAGATTGGCCCCTCTTATGACGTCTCTAGGATCTTCGAACAAGCTTTTGGGACGGATCTGCGAGAGGCCAAATTGTCTTGAAACCAAATTAGGCTGGTATCCAACCAGGCCTAAATAGTTCGATTGAACACCTGTACGACAGGACAGGATCTGTGGATTCAAGTAAAATGACCATATTTCATTCACTTCTTCTTCATTGTCCGGATCGACAGCAGGAAAATCGTCAGTGAACCAGGCCGGGCCGACCTCTCGACTAATGAATGGAGCATGTTGGGGAAGAAACTTGTCAAAACTCAGAAAAATCTTCATGTACTTGAGGAACAGCTTTTGTGGGTTTTGATCGAAGGTCTTGGGTGTTAATCGAAGTGCTCTCTGGCCTTCGATCGAGCGATTGGCAACTTCTTCAGCATAATCTTGTGGGATTATTAATCCCATTTCTTGTTCGAAAGTGGCATTAAGCCACAACTGGAGAAGCCACATAGGCCCAGAAACTAAGAAGGAAGACCCATCCTTCGATTTCTTCAGGTCATCGCATGCCTCACCAAGCGATTCGTATAGTACTGCTAACAAGAGGCGTCCAAATCCAAAGCTTTGACCTTCATGAATTTGTATTGCCATTGGAATAAATCTTTTGGCTACTTGCAAGGATTTTGTGCAAAAGACGTAGTGAGATAGCCATAGGGTCAAGAAGGCTACGTGCTCTTCATCAGAAACTTCCTCTTCGACCGATCCTTTGTGTTCAGCTATATATTTGGAAAAGGTGTTCTCCTTATATACTAGTTTAATATTATCACTAGATTTAGTGGGATCATAAGTTTCTCCGTTAGGCCTAAGGCCTGTGAGAGCGGCTACGTCTAAGAGAGTGGGGGTCATCATACCACATTTAAATTGAAAGGTGTTGGTAGAAGACTCGAAAAAATGCATAGCTGCTATCAGCATTTCTGGTCGATATTCAGGACCAAATCGAGAGAATTGTATTAAGTCAAATATGCCATATGTCTTCCAGAAATCCTCATACGCTTGTTCGACTCGATCAAGCCAAGGTATGTAATCCCTATGGGCTATTGACGGGGCGGATCGAAAGAGTTTGTGGGGTTTGCTTAAACAGTTGAAGTTGTAAGGCTCACTATCAAAAATCCTAGGTTCGCAAGTTGGGTAGCAGGGGAATACCTTGTTCATTGAACTCGAGAGTGACTCTTGGTCTGGCAGAGGTCCACCGAAAGAGTAAACTGTCCTTTCCACTACGAAAGGGATCATCACCTCCGATTCCCAGATTTCTGTGTGTTCGGCGTCGCCTTGTGGTTCTGGAACCACCTTCTCTCCGTCGTTCCTGACTGTAAAACGGTGCCATTTCCCAGCAAACGGAACTGCTTGGCCTTGCGACATTGTGAGAAATCTGAAAAAGGATGATTTTCTCGTGAAGGGTTGGGTAGCTGATAGAATCAGTGAGTAAGAGCTTGGGTTCACGGAGAACAAAGGCAGAACTCAGAGATTCGGTGAGTTTGATGATGAGAGGAATAACGATTATCTGGAAATAGGAAGGTTTCGCCGGAAATAATGGAagcaaggaagaagaagaagggtttcagaagcagagaagaagaagggttTCGGGGTTTAGGAAGCAAAGAAGATGAAGGGGTTTCTCTGAGGTTTTTTGGTGCTATTTATGGaggttttactttaaaaaagggaaaataatataataagaatCAAGGGTCAGAAATCAATCACATCAGATTTCCCTTTTTACTCCCCAGCGTGACACGTGTCCCACTCTACCTAGAAAGGTGGAATTAATGATGGGTAATGGAGATCGAGGCGACGGTTACACAGTGAACGTGCGATCGTGACGACATTTCAGGAAAGCTggtagaagaagagaaaaaatgtcaACTTCTCATCTTCCTTCGATCTCGAATCGAAGCAGACATTTTTTGGGGGCAATTTGTTAGCCCATATTTTCGACGGGCTAAAATATGCTCTAAGTATGCATGGGATATCGTCTCGAGGTTCGAAGCGTATTACAGAGCAAGAGTATGGTCAGGACCTGCTCGAATCGAAAAGAGAGGAGAGTCTTTAAGAAGGAATTCCCAGGTTCAAAGGAGTATTTACGAAGTACAAAGCTAAGACAAGAAAGAGGACTTCGAGTTATTGGGCAATTCGAACTGGTGTATGGACGAGTCGAAGTCGAGGCAGCAAGAGTTCTGGACTTAGCGTAATTTCTGAACAAATCTTCACCGAATCAGTTCGATCTCGAGCAATGTGGATAACCGTTCTAAGGAGCAGTTATGTGCATGTGAAATGTACGTGGCAGGACACTTGGCATTAGGATAGTGTTCGACCGTTAGGGCAGTTTATTTTCGAATGCCTATATATAGCAATTTTTAGTTAGATTTCAAGGTCGCAAATCATTTCTACAGAATCCTTACACTCAAAGTACCCAGCGCAGAGAGAAACGAGTACACAAGGAGAATGTATGTTTGTTTGTGAACCATTTTAAATTTCTGTAAACTTTACGTTTCGAATGCAATGCAATTTACGCTTCACTTTAGAATTCCtcttttaaatggttcattcgATCGAGTGAACTAACTGCTCCTTTACATTCTGCAATTTTCCTCCCTTGTTAATTTACTTCCAGCATTTCGATTCTGTCAAAGAATTTTCCTTTCCTTGCCTAGTTATTTCCAGCATTTCGATTTCTGTTAAACAATTTTACTTTCTGCAAATTTCGAACCAGTGAGTGTTTGTTGCAATGATGAACATTAACGGTTTTATGTTTAAAGCAAACACGCAAATGACATGCTCCTGAGATTCACTAGTTGGTCTCGCAAGCAATTAACTTAGACTAGCGGTTGTTTACCAAATTCCAGTGTAAACAGGGAGAAACTGCTGTTGTGAAAAAGATTCTAAGGTTAATGTCTCCCAAGTTCAATTATGCTGTGTGCTTCATTGAATAATCCAAGCATATAACTTTAAGTACTGTATCAATCAATGAATTGCAGAGCAGTTTACTTGTGCATGACCAATACATAAGTTACAATGTTGAAGAAAATCTGCTTTGAAGGTGATTCATGAACACCAATCTACAGGACGAGGCAAGGACGAAGGTTGGAAGTTACAGAGGTAGACAAAGCTTCAACAAACAAACGGTAGAATGCTATTCTCGTCATGAGCTTGGGCATTTTCACCAGGAATGTCCAGCTAAGCAAGAAGGAGAGGCTAACTATACAGGAAGTCAAGAACAGGTGTTATTAATGGCATGTTGAAGAAAAAGTGGTCCATTCAACATATGTATGGTTTCTTGACTCAGGTTGTAGTAATCATATGTGCGGAATAATTGAGTATTTTGATGTCACATTCATAGATTCAGTAAAGCTTGACATTCAACAATAACTACAATACGGTGGTTAATGGGAAAGGCAACATCAGGGTGGAGATGAATATCAGCATCATCACATAAGCCTTTTATGTGTCAGAATGGAAGAACAATCTACAGAGTTTTAGACCATTGCAAGAGAAGGTACTGACAGTAATGTTTCAGCACAGGCAATATAAAGTGTATCATCCTGAGAAAGACTtgattatgaaataaaatatgtcTGCAAATcagttgtttattttatatgctCTATCTTTGCTTATAGCTCCTACTTGTTTCAACACATTTACTACTTTACAGTTGAGCTTTAAAGTCTTGCACACATTGGGCAGAAAAAAATGGTGGATGGTTTGTCATTGCTGGAATCTTCCTCAAAGCTATGCAAGGATTGCCTTGTGGGAAGCAACATAGATATccatttttaataaaagcaCTTGGGAGAGCTTCACGAATGCTGCAATTGGTTCATGTTGAAATATGTGAGCTGATTAAGCCAACCACCAATAGTAAAAAAAGGCATTACAGTTGGTTATagcataaaaacatgtttttcttttttttttttttacagaaaaatcAGAATCCTTTGCTATTTTTATGAGATTCACGATGCACGTTGAGAAAGCAACAAATTCTTCACTAAAAACCTAAAATACAATTCGTGGGGGAGAGTTTGCATCAGATGAATTTGATAGTTTCTGTGATGAACATAGAATACGGAGTCAACTAATTAACAACAACATATTAGCCAATTGCCACAACATAACGGAGTAATAGATAAAAGGAATTGAACCATTAATCGCAGTATCCTATCTGTAAAGAACAGCCAGGAACGTTTTGGCCGGAAGCAGTAAATTGATGTCTTGAATCACAACCCAACATTGGCTGTGAAAGATAAGACACTTAAATtaaagaagcttggagaggactCAAGCATTTAGTTCATTATTTCAAAATCTTTGGTCGGATGGCTTTATGTTAATGTGCATGACAATACAAGGATTATGCTAGATGGGAAGAATTAAAGAGTGTTTTACTTGGAGTTATTGAGGAGTCGAAAAATTATAGGATTTATAACTCAATTTCAACAAGGATTATAATCAGTATGGATGCAGtatttgaagaaaatgaaaagtggGAGTGAGATAAGAAATATGAAGCATAAATTTTGCATGAACTCGagtggaaagaaaatgaaaaggaggAAGCTGAAAAACATTTGGAAGAAGTAAATACTATCAATGCAGAATTATAAGAAACCTCTCCTACGAATGAACAATTTTGTGGTCTTCATTCTTATAAACAAAACAGTGAATTCATTCTCTCAAAAACTTAcgtagttttttttaaacaaaattaggaCATATATATTTCACACTCTCAATAGAGtgatgtataaattgttatatttagtTAAAGATTATTTCAtgaattaatgaataaaatcttattatataacatatttaataattaattaagatataaaCTATATCTTtactattattaaaatttcaataatttaattaataattttttgtctaCCAACAACTTCTTAGTAGTCGTAATAACTAAACATAGGAAATACATTATATAAAGTGACAAAAAAAGTACACGTGTCGGTATAATAATAAACACCAATTTCATAGAATGTAAATGTAATTACTtgcaacttcaagattcattaaTAACCTAAGCTTAAATAGCATGTAGGTTAAAAACAATGACGGATTGGACCCAGTTTCTTTTAAAAGTGTGATGCGTTGTACGCCACTTTCATTTcatatccttttttttatatcattcttTATGAACAAAGATTAATTTCCATTTAAGGTGTAGTATTTTATGAACATATTTGTAGAAGTTCATTGATACGTGTCATTAAGCTGATGTAAATAAGATTTCGATCCTTTAGTAGATAGTAAagtcctttaaaaaaaagtagacaCTGTAGGAGTAAAGTAAAATCCACTATTGTGTCCTTAATATTGAGTTAAACCTTAGAACTTCAATCATCAAATGCTAATTCCCTAGatactccaaaaaaaaaaaaaaacacgttaTCGTGCAAACTTGAATCTACTTGGGGGTTCACATAGTGAATTCGGTTCAAAATCTAtatcaagagaagaaaaaaagggtgCACGCGTGCGCGTGTACGTAACAAGCACGATTGTCGTTTgtccttctttcttttattgcCTGCTTATTTGTCTTCCTACGTTTATGTTTTGAGTCAGCTCGTCTCTCTTAATCTCttatagtagtattttttttcaagtcaatatctaatatttttttgtatactatgtgataaaaagagaaaatttatttatataataacctCATACAAAATTTGttcataatttaaaaaggaaatggaaaaaaattgagaaaactataatttttttaacaatatgataaaatgaaataaaatttattgaataaaatttaattagaatatatcttatagaaattattttataacgcATTAAAGTTGATTTAGCGGTAAGATCTAAATTAGATAAATTTATGAGgacttacataaaaaatattttatatattattatctaataagagtatatataataatttttatgtgaatatttaaaaatcgcacttaaaataatttataatataaaaaataattagaatcagatttaatgaaaatgaattttttaatgtatatgtaTGGTTATTACTCTTAATAAAAGGCAAAGCGCACTCAGCGCGTTGTCTTGTGTTCTCCGTGAGTGGTCAGAAGAACTGAGACGAAGCAAAAGCTGAAAAGCTTATACTGCTGCGAAATATAAAGACCCATCCAAAAGCACTATACGAAATCCAATCCCAccactctctttttcttcttcctttttctgctctctctctctctctctcagttCTCAAATTCCACACGAGACGAGGACAAAAGAAAACATTCTAGGGAAGCGTAACCCAAAATTCCATTCCCAGCATTTTTagagaccaaaacaaaacaaaagaaagcaaCAAGCTTCCTTGTTTTCCGCTCTTGGTGTCATATCccctaaatgtaattttacacaCTCGCTGGTTATAGGAAAAAGTTGAGATAGATGGCAGGTAATAGCAGCTCGGAGGGGTTGGTCGATGATTTCTTCGAACAGATCTTAGCAGTGCCTGAAGCTGCTGCTTTCAGAGGAGCTGCTGGGTTAATGCCTCTGGGCTTGAATTTGGAGCAAGCTGGCTTTCTAAGACACCAACACCAAATTAACGTTGACGACGTTGTTCATGTTAATGTTGATGATGCCACCATTCACCACCATCACCTCACTCTCCACAATAACACCACCTCCTCATCACCTTCTTCCACTGCACCAATCACCGTATGTACATATATTATGCTTCCTTCTCTTTAATCATATTACCATGCAGATCAGTGTGAGGACAAGAAATACAAccctatttgtttttttttttttttcattataatttagttttcatGTTGTTTAATTTGTTGTCTGTTGCATGCAGCAGGATAGGGATTCGATGCATATGAGAGGCTTATTTTCCGCGTTTGGACAACTCCATACTCCTACTCTTGCTCACTCTATCCGCCCCACGCTGCCATCGCCTCCACCCCCTCGTCAGCCACAACTCCACCTCCACCATCATAATAACCAACAGGTACTATTATTTATCGTTTTAACATCCATCTTTGAATGACAAATTATCACTACTATATTAACCTTAAAGTTGGATCACTTTACAATGCATAAAGAAGAGATGCCTTTGGGTGTTTATTGAGTGCTTCATCCATGGCCGTTCATTCATTTCTTATTCTATATTAAATACTAATTTACACtactaatattttatcatatggTCGTATATTATATAtgcctttcctttctttttcttttttctaaagcGAAAACTCAGTATTGGGTTTGGAGGCTTTACTTTACAGTTTGACCCTTCTGCCTGTGGATGCGCTCATTCTGTTGATTTATAATTTCACTCCCTCAAGGCCAATATTCGCATTCGCAGAATCATTggctttttttcttcattcctattttaaaaattcatagattttgttttatactctctttttttttatgttattatattttttaagtaccAAGTTTGTTGGATGTGTTTTGCAATTTTAGGAGCATATCGTTGcacttttttttccctctttacGAGCTactctcttctttattttttcctctACTGTTTTGGAGTTTTGCAATCAGCGATGGAGACTACTTATTAGTTATTGGTACTACTTTCCGCCAACGCGTTTTCTGTGCTTGTTTTCATTAATTGGTAGATTGTATACTTTTCACCACGCGTTTTCTTTGCTCGTTTTCATTGGTAgattatatacttttaaaaagaaa encodes the following:
- the LOC114371768 gene encoding uncharacterized protein LOC114371768, yielding MSQGQAVPFAGKWHRFTVRNDGEKVVPEPQGDAEHTEIWESEVMIPFVVERTVYSFGGPLPDQESLSSSMNKVFPCYPTCEPRIFDSEPYNFNCLSKPHKLFRSAPSIAHRDYIPWLDRVEQAYEDFWKTYGIFDLIQFSRFGPEYRPEMLIAAMHFFESSTNTFQFKCGMMTPTLLDVAALTGLRPNGETYDPTKSSDNIKLVYKENTFSKYIAEHKGSVEEEVSDEEHVAFLTLWLSHYVFCTKSLQVAKRFIPMAIQIHEGQSFGFGRLLLAVLYESLGEACDDLKKSKDGSSFLVSGPMWLLQLWLNATFEQEMGLIIPQDYAEEVANRSIEGQRALRLTPKTFDQNPQKLFLKYMKIFLSFDKFLPQHAPFISREVGPAWFTDDFPAVDPDNEEEVNEIWSFYLNPQILSCRTGVQSNYLGLVGYQPNLVSRQFGLSQIRPKSLFEDPRDVIRGANLSEKTFKKFLKISLDENYNLHPFEFNHSHFCTMGFVTWWEKYYSGRSVGDTTIMISRLESGFTQPTVENIRSNLQARGKTIMTKKIAETSRADVRPKKPTGVKIQEWKQEEKNHKKDDSTETTTTSKRSKRVVIEFDEEKDEEEERPLVRKRKSPETSTKSADQTEAGDSQAQMPKKKKKVKQIEPEPSVTVEGGEPVRKKKKKTKSSKEQGENQPVDVQPPSTDVGGAETETTPSIAEMGNLVEQPDLPQEHPTVEVQQNVSVEEIPSCTRTSPASETDAVNVEEQGEGQGIGPSSPQGSSQRSSSEEHFSDEEAIQEAEAGGSDIFPASSTSKLSASIGIAEDTFIQMQDEDPAAALRLLLNTSQANTSSEKNPGASSSSDADITSTVRQDCLLLKLSMEYARADVLKSIEENPSAAFGHLNFLKKLHNPLTSDEILGKVIQIESIIDQFANTVQKKRENGARLDAQKQAHILLLEKARAAQREVERLTKEAKEGSSEIKACDDNISSWEATITNLLSQVDDLRQKIVTEQDKRKELQEKAADSIQKLVAEKGREGLKAFSASQAVADEARAMESADQVLSKEMATLKKLYEDLVLH